The proteins below are encoded in one region of Thermoflexus hugenholtzii JAD2:
- a CDS encoding MogA/MoaB family molybdenum cofactor biosynthesis protein yields MASTGQPVRVGILTISDRAAQGIYADESGALLRQQVAERLGWTVAHYRVVPDEVEAIQQTLRAWCDEEGLDLILTTGGTGLGPRDLTPEATRPLLEREAPGIAEALRFYGLQRTPFAMLSRGVAGLRGRTLIINLPGSPRAVQEAMEVLVPVLPHALALTRGESGPAAAHTLRA; encoded by the coding sequence GTGGCTTCCACAGGACAACCGGTGCGGGTGGGCATCCTGACCATCAGTGATCGAGCGGCCCAGGGGATCTATGCGGATGAGAGCGGGGCCCTCCTGCGGCAGCAGGTCGCCGAGCGGCTGGGCTGGACCGTGGCCCACTATCGCGTGGTCCCCGATGAGGTCGAGGCGATCCAGCAAACCCTGCGGGCCTGGTGCGATGAGGAGGGGCTGGATCTGATCCTCACCACCGGGGGGACGGGGCTGGGCCCCCGGGATCTCACCCCGGAGGCGACGCGGCCCCTGCTGGAGCGGGAGGCACCGGGGATCGCGGAGGCGCTGCGGTTCTACGGGCTGCAGCGCACGCCTTTCGCCATGCTCTCCCGGGGCGTGGCTGGCCTCCGCGGGCGGACCCTGATCATCAACCTGCCGGGGAGTCCTCGGGCGGTGCAGGAGGCCATGGAGGTCCTGGTCCCTGTGCTCCCCCATGCCCTGGCCTTGACGCGGGGGGAAAGCGGCCCGGCGGCTGCCCACACCCTGCGGGCGTGA
- a CDS encoding DHH family phosphoesterase, producing MSREQARQALERARRVAVATHITPDADAISSLIGLTQILRRLGKEAEPFCDDELPPRLRAIPHAEEISRVAHGSFDLLVSLDASDPARLGRAFAEVGEAPLLNIDHHITNTGFGTVNWVDPSAVATAEMVLWLADDLGVPLDRELASILLAGILGDTMGLRTPNVTPQVLREVIRLMEAGASLPTLVDVLFNRRSFAAIRLFGQALAGVRLEDGVIWTVVTREMRQTLGLGQANDLSLSSFLISAEEARIAAVFTERDDGKVEVSMRARPGYDVARVALAFGGGGHPPAAGCLVPGPLEEVIPPILSALKAAARDGRTDPSG from the coding sequence ATGAGTCGTGAGCAGGCCCGACAGGCCCTGGAGCGGGCGCGCCGCGTGGCGGTGGCCACGCACATCACCCCGGATGCGGATGCCATCAGCAGCCTCATCGGGCTGACGCAGATCCTCCGCCGTCTGGGGAAGGAGGCGGAGCCGTTCTGCGATGATGAGCTGCCCCCGCGCCTGCGGGCGATCCCCCATGCCGAGGAGATCTCCCGCGTCGCCCATGGCTCCTTCGACCTCCTGGTCAGCCTGGACGCCAGCGACCCCGCCCGCCTGGGCCGAGCCTTCGCGGAGGTTGGAGAAGCTCCTTTGCTGAACATCGATCACCACATCACCAACACCGGCTTCGGAACGGTGAACTGGGTGGATCCCTCCGCCGTGGCCACGGCGGAGATGGTGTTGTGGCTGGCGGACGACCTGGGGGTGCCGCTGGATCGGGAGCTGGCTTCGATCCTGCTGGCCGGGATCTTGGGGGACACCATGGGACTGCGCACGCCCAACGTCACCCCCCAGGTCCTGCGGGAGGTCATCCGCCTGATGGAGGCGGGGGCCTCCCTGCCGACCCTGGTCGATGTCCTTTTCAACCGGCGCTCCTTCGCGGCCATCCGTCTCTTCGGCCAGGCCCTCGCGGGGGTCCGGCTGGAGGACGGCGTGATCTGGACGGTGGTCACGCGGGAGATGCGACAGACCTTGGGGCTGGGCCAGGCCAACGACCTCAGCCTCTCCAGCTTCCTGATCAGCGCCGAGGAGGCACGGATCGCCGCGGTCTTCACCGAGCGGGACGATGGCAAGGTGGAGGTGAGCATGCGGGCCCGACCCGGCTACGATGTGGCCCGCGTCGCCCTCGCCTTCGGCGGCGGCGGTCATCCCCCGGCCGCCGGCTGCTTAGTCCCCGGCCCGCTGGAGGAAGTCATCCCTCCGATCCTGTCCGCCCTGAAGGCCGCCGCGCGGGACGGCCGCACGGATCCTTCCGGATGA
- the rbfA gene encoding 30S ribosome-binding factor RbfA gives MGERRQRRIGELLREELSALIGELKDPRVAGVTVTAVEPAPDLTIAKVYVTTWPADPARREEVLAGLEHAKGYLKHELAGRVILRRIPDLVFKWDDTFDRADRIERLISRLHGEKEQPSDES, from the coding sequence ATGGGAGAGCGACGACAGCGACGGATCGGGGAGCTGTTGCGGGAGGAGTTGAGCGCCTTGATCGGGGAGCTGAAGGACCCCCGGGTGGCCGGGGTGACGGTCACCGCGGTGGAGCCGGCGCCGGATTTGACCATCGCCAAGGTCTATGTGACGACCTGGCCGGCGGATCCCGCCCGACGGGAGGAGGTGCTGGCCGGCCTGGAGCACGCGAAGGGTTACCTGAAGCACGAGCTGGCCGGCCGCGTCATCCTGCGCCGCATCCCCGATTTGGTGTTCAAATGGGACGACACCTTCGATCGCGCGGATCGCATCGAGCGCCTGATCTCCCGGCTCCACGGTGAGAAGGAGCAGCCCTCGGATGAGTCGTGA
- a CDS encoding SPFH domain-containing protein encodes MRALMELLLRVAIVFAAGLPGLLLIPLLIGACLIGAWRGERIGEILGLGCGLGLLMEGAIAAFMLVQASNFVARMYQVRWGEALGFLLRALFFPHARTPVGHARDGDLTAATRTSPLVRIGGPGTLVVHESCLVLLERGGVFVRLIGPGEHRLRPFERPALVLDLRPQIRRRQVNAWTQDGLPVQARLELGARLRWEPGDAAGEARLIRMAYALDTGSRDRGYGVDWAGELADEARNRLARRLGTLWFDELWSPYTSPEGAQAQPPRFAGEPAEQRNTRGIPERPPEDAPIPVRWEQIREEIRAELEEQAARWNAQILHFAFTPPMPRPEVEPLIRQAWLEHWQVPWRGWVVHMQSRAVREQLRQRELARAMGQRELLEAITAVVREEWSAEDPQRGLHRLLLRLVELVQHWAQPEMALLTPKELLELFHHLQRIIQSPQGDTGGASGGAGASPAFPSDSDLE; translated from the coding sequence GTGAGGGCGCTGATGGAGCTCCTCCTTCGGGTGGCCATCGTCTTCGCCGCCGGCCTGCCCGGCCTGCTTCTGATCCCCCTCCTGATCGGCGCATGCCTGATCGGCGCATGGCGGGGGGAGCGGATCGGGGAGATCTTGGGGCTCGGCTGCGGGCTGGGCCTTCTGATGGAAGGAGCGATCGCCGCCTTCATGCTGGTTCAGGCCTCCAACTTCGTCGCGCGGATGTATCAGGTCCGCTGGGGTGAGGCCCTCGGCTTCCTCCTGCGGGCGCTGTTCTTCCCCCACGCGCGAACCCCGGTGGGCCACGCGCGGGACGGGGACCTCACCGCAGCGACCCGCACGTCCCCCCTGGTCCGGATCGGCGGCCCGGGCACTCTGGTCGTGCACGAGAGCTGCCTGGTCCTGCTGGAGCGGGGCGGTGTCTTCGTCCGGCTGATCGGTCCGGGGGAACATCGCCTGAGGCCCTTCGAACGCCCGGCCCTGGTCCTGGATCTTCGTCCGCAGATCCGCCGCCGGCAGGTGAACGCATGGACCCAGGATGGGCTGCCGGTGCAGGCGCGGCTGGAGCTCGGCGCGCGGCTGCGCTGGGAGCCCGGGGACGCGGCCGGGGAGGCCCGGTTGATCCGCATGGCCTACGCCCTGGACACCGGCTCCCGGGACCGGGGCTATGGCGTGGATTGGGCCGGCGAGCTGGCCGACGAGGCCCGAAACCGCCTGGCCCGCCGGCTGGGCACCCTGTGGTTCGATGAGCTGTGGTCCCCTTACACCAGCCCGGAAGGTGCCCAGGCCCAGCCGCCCCGGTTCGCCGGGGAGCCTGCAGAGCAGCGAAACACGCGGGGGATCCCGGAGCGACCCCCGGAGGACGCGCCGATCCCGGTGCGCTGGGAGCAGATCCGGGAGGAGATCCGCGCCGAGCTGGAGGAGCAGGCGGCGCGGTGGAACGCGCAGATCCTGCACTTCGCCTTCACCCCGCCCATGCCCCGGCCGGAAGTGGAGCCGCTGATCCGCCAGGCGTGGTTGGAGCACTGGCAGGTGCCCTGGCGGGGGTGGGTGGTGCACATGCAATCCCGGGCGGTGCGGGAGCAGCTGCGCCAGCGGGAGCTGGCCCGGGCCATGGGCCAGCGGGAGCTGCTGGAGGCCATCACCGCGGTGGTCCGCGAGGAGTGGTCCGCGGAGGACCCCCAGCGGGGGCTTCATCGCCTGCTCCTGCGGCTGGTGGAGCTGGTGCAGCACTGGGCCCAGCCGGAGATGGCCCTGCTGACCCCCAAGGAGTTGCTGGAGCTGTTCCATCACCTGCAGCGGATCATACAGAGCCCCCAGGGCGACACAGGAGGCGCGTCCGGTGGAGCAGGAGCGTCGCCTGCTTTCCCATCTGATTCGGACCTTGAATGA
- the pfkA gene encoding 6-phosphofructokinase — protein sequence MRCIGVMTSGGDAPGMNACIRAVVRTAAYHGLRVMGIRRGFQGLIEGEIVELRPRDVGGIIQRGGTILQTARSKEFMTEEGQRKALRRLNQHGIEGLVVIGGDGSMRGALALHQRGFPVVGVPASIDNDIWGTNMSIGVDTALNTIIDAIDRLRDTASSIGRAFLVETMGRDCGYLALIAGVIGGAEMVLIPERETRLEEVARAVMDAYERGKTHALIVIAEGSPYRTTEVAKFLESHPIGFDVRITILGHIQRGGSPTAFDRLLATRMGVKAVEALLGGERGVMTALQGRDIVTIPLEEVVQRRREANLAYYDMVLMLAR from the coding sequence TGGTGCGCACCGCCGCCTATCACGGCCTGCGGGTCATGGGGATCCGTCGGGGGTTCCAGGGCCTGATCGAGGGGGAGATCGTGGAGCTCCGCCCTCGGGACGTGGGCGGCATCATCCAGCGCGGCGGGACCATTCTTCAGACCGCCCGCTCGAAGGAGTTTATGACGGAGGAGGGGCAACGCAAGGCCCTGCGGCGCCTGAACCAGCATGGGATCGAGGGGCTGGTGGTGATCGGCGGCGACGGCTCCATGCGCGGCGCCCTGGCCCTCCACCAGCGTGGCTTCCCCGTGGTCGGCGTCCCCGCCAGCATCGACAACGACATCTGGGGCACGAACATGAGCATCGGGGTGGACACCGCCCTCAACACCATCATCGACGCCATCGACCGGCTGCGGGACACCGCCTCCTCCATCGGGCGGGCGTTCCTGGTGGAGACCATGGGGCGGGATTGCGGGTATCTGGCGCTGATCGCCGGGGTGATCGGCGGGGCGGAGATGGTGCTGATCCCGGAGCGGGAGACCCGCCTGGAGGAGGTGGCCCGGGCGGTGATGGACGCTTACGAGCGGGGCAAAACCCACGCCCTGATCGTCATCGCGGAGGGTTCCCCCTATCGCACCACGGAGGTCGCCAAATTCCTGGAGAGCCATCCCATCGGCTTCGATGTGCGGATCACGATCCTGGGCCATATCCAGCGGGGCGGGAGCCCCACGGCCTTCGATCGCCTGCTGGCCACCCGCATGGGGGTGAAGGCCGTGGAGGCGCTGCTGGGAGGCGAGCGCGGGGTGATGACCGCCCTGCAGGGTCGGGATATCGTCACGATTCCCTTGGAGGAGGTGGTCCAGCGTCGGCGGGAGGCCAACCTGGCCTACTACGATATGGTGTTGATGCTGGCCCGCTGA